DNA from Asanoa sp. WMMD1127:
TATGACCCGCCGCCCTCCGCGGTCGCCGGCAAGGAGATCACCGGAGCCGGGCGGCACGGCAAATTCCTCGACATCGCGTTCGAGGGCGATGTGCATCTGATCGTGCACCTGTCCCGGGCCGGGTGGCTGCACTACCGCGACTCCTTCCCGAGCGCCGCGCCGCTCAAGCCGGGCAAGGGGCCGATCGCGGTGCGGGTACGGCTCGACGACGGTTCCGGGTTCGACCTGACCGAGGCCGGCACGCAGAAACGGCTCGCCGCCTATCTGGTGACCGATCCGGCCCTCGTGCCCGGGGTGGCCAAGCTCGGCCCGGACGCGCTGACCGCCGACGAGGCCACGTTCGCGGCCGCGGTGCGCAGCCGGCGGGGCCAGCTCAAGGGGATCATCAAGGACCAGTCGGTGCTGGCCGGCATCGGCAACGCGTACTCCGACGAGATCCTGCATGCCGCCAAGCTGTCGCCGTTCGCGATGAGCGACCGGCTGACCGACGCGCAGCTGGCGACGCTCTACGAAATGACCCAGACGGTGCTCAACGACGCGGTCGGTCGGTCCGTGGGTCAGAAGGCCGCCGAGCTCAAGGGCGAGAAGCGCTCCGGCATGAAGGTGCACGCCCGCACCGGACTGCCCTGCCCGGTGTGCGGCGACACGGTGCGTGAGGTCTCGTTCGCCGACTCGAGCCTGCAGTACTGCCCCACCTGCCAGACCGGTGGCAAGCCCTTGGCGGATCGACGGCTGTCCCGGTTGGTGCGCTGAGTGAGCGCCTGGAAGCCCTGCGTACGAACCTTTTTCGACGCACAACTGACTTCTTCCGCCGCGCGCCACAATCGGTATAGTGACCCGGTCCCGCACCGACGGCGCGGGGACGACCGCTCAGGCGGGTCCGGGCGTAATGTCTGTCTTCTGTCCACGGTTCGTAACCGTTGACGTGGGAGACTGATGCGGTGGGCGACCCGAGCCCGTACGGCGAGTGGGCGGCACGCGTTAGCCGGGAGGGCGTAGGTGAGGTGACGACCAGCCTCGAACGCCCGGTGACCAGCAACGGCCGCGGCGGCGTCGTGCGCCACGTCGACAGCTTCGAGATCCAGGTGCCTCCGCCGCCGCCCACCAACGGTGTGCCGCGCTCCGCCTGGGCCCGGGCGCGCCGGCGCGTCTCGCGCTGGCACCGCCCCTTCATCCTCATCCTGCTCGTCCTCGACTTCGGCGCGGTCACGCTGGCCAGCTACATCGCGGTCACCGAGTTCGAGAAGGCGCGGGCCGGCTTCCAGGACCGCCCGACGCTGTTCGCCCTCATCGCCTACGTGTTCCTGCCGTGCGGGTGGATCTTCACGCTGTGGGCCAACCGCGCCTACGACCGGCGTTACCTGGGCCTGGGCACCGACGAGTTCAAGCGCGTGGTCCGCGCCTCGCTCGTGGTCGCCGCCTTCGTCTCGTTCCTGGCCTTCGCCACCAAGACCGACCTCTCCCGTATGACGGTCGGCAGCGTGCTGCTCGGCGCCCTGCTGCTGATCCTGGTCGCCCGCTATCTGGCCCGCCAGGCGCTGCACCTGGTCCGCCGCCGCGCCGGCCAGGCCGGCCACCGGGTGATCCTGATCGGCACGCTTCCCGAGGCGCTCGAGGTCTACACCGCGGTCACCCGCAACCCCGCCGCCGGCCTGGTCCCGGTCGGCATCCACATCACCGACGGCTACGCGGCGGCCCGCGGCATCGAGACCCCGGTCCCGGTCTACGCCGGCCGCGACGTGCTCGGCCTGGTCCGCGAGCTCGGCGCCGACACGATCGCCGTCTGCGGCTCCGCCAGCGCCGAGCCCGGCGAGCTGCGCCGCCTGGCCTGGCAGCTCGAAGGCAGCGGCGTCGACCTGGTGGTGGCGCCGCAGCTCACCGACATCGCCGGCCCGCGGGTGCACATCCGCCCCATCGAGGGCCTGCCCCTCCTCCACGTCGAAGAGCCGACGCTGTCGGGCCCGGCCCTGCTGGCCAAGAACATGATGGACCGCGTCGTCGCCGCCCTGGGCCTGATCATCCTGCTGCCCGTCTTCGCCGCCGTCGCGATCGGCATCAAGATCAGCGACAAGGGCCCGGTCTTCTTCCGCCAGCCCCGCGTCGGCCACGAGGGCCGCACCTTCCGGGTGTGGAAGTTCCGCACCATGTACGTCGACGCCGAAGACCGCCTCGCCGCCCTCGTCGACCAGAACGAGAGCGACGGCATGCTCTTCAAGATCCGCCAGGACCCGCGGGTCTTCCCCTTCGGCAGCTTCCTGCGGGCCAGCTCGATCGACGAGCTGCCCCAGCTCATCAACGTCCTCTGGGGCGAGATGTCCCTGGTCGGCCCCCGCCCCCTCCCGGCCGACGACGGCGACTTCCTGGGCGACGTCCGCCGCCGCCTCCTGGTCCGCCCCGGCATCACGGGCCTCTGGCAGGTCTCGGGCCGCTCCGACCTGAGCTGGGACGAAGCCGTCCGCCTGGACCTCTACTACGTGGACAACTGGTCACTGGCATACGACCTGAGCATCCTCTGGCGCACGATCGGCGTAGTCCTCGCCCGCAAGGGCGCCTACTAGACCACCCGAGGGCTTCCGTAATCGACGAGCGGCGGCGAGGATTCCGCGCATGAGTGCGGACCTCTCCACGGCGCTGGCAGTTCTGGCGCTGGTCAGCGCGCTCGCAGCCGCCGTCTACGCCGTCATCCGCCTCCGGGCCCGCCGGGGCATAGCGACGGCCACCCAACGCGCCACGTACGAGGTCCTCCACACGGCGGGCCTGGCCGCCGAACCGCTCCGCTCCGGCCTGACAACCGCCAGCGCGGCCAAGGCCGCCAAACACCTGAGAGCCCTGGTTGGCGCCCCCGGCCTGGCGTTGGCCGACGACAACACCCTGCTGGCCCTGGACGGCCGCGGCGGCCACCACTCCCACCAACTCCAGGCAGCCGCCAAGAAGGCCCTGGCCGCCGGACGATCGACGGTGCTCCGCCAGGCCGAGCTCCCCTGCGACCGGGTCGACTGCGAGATCCGCGGGGCGGTGGTGGCCCCCATCCGCGGCTCAACCCCGGTGGCCCTGGTAGCCGTGGCCGACGACCAACCCGCCCCGGGCCTGGTCCAGGCAACCCTGGAAACCGCGCGCTGGGCCGCCACCCAACTGGCCCTGGCCGAACTCGACTCCAACCGCGAGCGCCTCGCCCGAGCCGAGGTCAAGGCCCTCCGCGCCCAGATCAGCCCCCACTTCATCTACAACGCGCTGACCGCGATCGCCTCGTTCGTACGCACGGACCCCGAACGCGCCCGCGAGCTGATCCTCGAGTTCGCCGAGTTCACCCGCTACTCCTTCCGGGCCCACGGCGAGTTCACCACCCTGGCCGAGGAGCTGCGCTCGATCGACCGCTACCTGACGATCGAGCGGGCCCGGTTCGGCGAGCGGCTCCAGGTGCGGCTGCAGATCGCGCCCGAGGTCCTGCCGGTCAGCCTGCCGTTCCTCTGCCTGCAGCCGCTGGTGGAGAACGCCGTGCGGCACGGACTGTCCCGCAAACCGGGCCTCGGTATGGTGAGCATCGAGGCCCGTGATGCCGGCGCCGAGTGCCACATCACCGTCGAGGACGACGGCGTCGGCATGGATCCGGCGGCGCTCGTCGCCGGGGTGGCCGAGGCCGGCGTGGCCGGGGTCGACGACGCCGGCGCCCACGTCGGGTTGTCCAATGTAGACGACCGCCTGCGGTCGGTGTTCGGCGACCAGTTCGGTCTGGTGGTGGAGACGGGGATCGGAGCGGGAACCAGGGTGAGCATGCGGGTGCCGAAGTTCCACCCGGGCGTGCACGCGGCCGGTGGCGCGGCATGACCGATCGCGCCTTCCTGCGCGTCCTGGCGGTCGACGACGAGCCGCCGGCGCTGGACGAGCTCGCCTACCTGCTGCGCGCCGACCCGCGGGTAGCCAGGCTGCACACCGCGGCCGACGCCACCGAGGCCCTGCGCGTGCTCCGCGACGCCGACGTCGACGTCGTCTTCCTCGACATCCGGATGCCGGGCCTCGACGGCATGGAGCTCGCCCGGGTGCTGCGCCGCTTCGCCCGGCCACCGGCGATCGTCTTCGTCACGGCGTACGACGACGGCGCCGTCGACGCCTTCGACCTCGGCGTCACCGACTACGTCCGCAAGCCGGTCCAGGCCGAGCGGCTGGCCGAGTCGATCCGGCGCGTGGTCAGCGGCCGCGTGGTGCCCACCCACCCGGCCGCGCTGGCCCGCGCCGAGGAGGACCCGACGATCCCGGTGGAGCTGGCCGGTACGACCCGGATGCTGCCCCGGTCGGCGGTGCGCTGGGTCGAGGCCCAGGGCGACTACGCGCGACTGCACACGGCCGACGGCTCCCATCTCGTACGCGTGCCGCTGGCCACCCTCGCCGACCGCTGGGCCGACGCGGGCTTCGTCCGCATCCACCGCTCCTATCTGGTGCAGCTGCGCCTGATCGCCGAACTGCGCCTGGCCAACTCCGGCTATGTCGTCATCGTCGACGGGGCCGAACTTCCCGTGTCCCGCCGGCACACCCGGGAGCTCAAGGACAAGCTCGTCCGCGCCGCGAAACAGGACTGGAACCGCTAGATCATCTCGGTCGAACGGCCGACGACACGAGAGCGAAGTACCTCTATCCTTCGTTGGCCTGCCATGCGCGTGCGCCGTGGCGGGACCACACGGGGAGAGGAAGGCTTTGACAAAGCAACCGAAGCGCCGGTTGACGGCGGCTGCGCTCGCGGCTGCCCTCCTGGCGACCAGCGTCGCCGGTTGGGCGACACCCGCACAGGCCGCGGCCACCGGCGCGATCAGCGGACACGTGACCACCGCCGCCGGCGCGCCGGCCGAGGACGTCTGGGTCCAGGCCCTCGACGCGGAGACCTACGAAGGCATGGGTTTCACGACCACCGCGGCCGACGGGTCCTACCGCATCGACGCTCTGGCTGACGGCCAGTACATCGTCAGCTTCAACGGTCCCGAGCTCGCCGAGCAGTACTTCGACGGCAAGACGCGGATCAACGAGGCCGACCCGGTCACCGTGACCGGTGGCCGGACCACGACTGTCGACGAAGACCTGATTGCCGCCGGCTACCTCACGGGGCACATCTCCGATCCGAACGGCGAAGGGCTGGACAACAGCCTCGTGCGGATCTACCGGGCCGAGGACGAGGCCTATGTCCAGGCGGTCGGCACCAGCTACGGCGACTTCCGCGTTCCGGTGCCGCCCGGCACCTACGTGCTGAGCTTCGAGCCCGTCAAGGACCTCGACCAGGAGCAGTACGTGCCGGGCAAGCTCACCGCCGCGGCCGCGCAGCGGTTCGTCGTCACCGCCGGCGAGGACACCACGGTCATCGACACCGCGTTGCGGACCGGCACCCTGAGCGGTCGCGTCACCCGGGCCGACGGCACGCCGGCCCGCGACGTCCGTCTCGACGTCTCGCCGTTCATGGGCAACGGGGGTGGCGAGTACGCCACGACCGACAGCAACGGCGAGTTCTCCGCGCCGCCGATGCTGGCCGGCGACTACATGGTGGAGTTCAGCGTCGGCGAACGCACCGAGTACTTCGACCGGGCCGCGCGATACGAAGACGCGGACCCGGTGACCATCACCGGTGGGAACGACAGTCGAATCACGCCGACCCTGCTGCCGACCGGAAGCGTCCGTGTGCGCGCCCTGGACGCGGTCACCGGCTCGGTCGTTCGGGACTTCTGCGCCAACAGCGAGTGCAGCGACGGCTCGGGCGAGGTGCTGCTGACCGACCTCGCCGAAGGGTCACAGGACCTCTGGATCTCCGCCCCTGAAGCGAACTACGTCGACCGCAACAGCACTGTCACCGTCCGCGTTGGTCAGACGATCGACGTCACGGTTCGACTGGTGCCGGGCGCGAAAATCACCACGACGGTCGTCGACAAGGCGACCGGCAAGCCGCTCCAGGACGTCTGCCTGATCGCCTACAAGCCGGGCCAGTTCTTCATCCCGGACGGCATGGGCGGCAACGAGTGCAGCGACGCGGCCGGCAAGGCGACCGTCGACAAGCTGGCGACCGGCGACTACCGGCTGTTCGCCTGGCCACGCAACAGGAGCTACGGCCGGCAATGGGTGACCGCCAACGGCGGCAGTGGTGACGAGCGGCAGGCGGTCACCATCAAGGCGACGATGGGCAAGACGTCTGCGGGCCCGCAGGTCCGTGTCGACCGTGGCGGCTCCATCCGTGGGCGGGTGACCGACGCCACGACCGGCGCGCCCATCTCTTGGACTCAGGTCGGGATTGCCTCCGGGAGAACGGGCGGCGACACCTCGACCGACGAAGACGGCCGCTTCCAGATCGACGGTCTTGGCCCCTACCGCTGGCCGTTGCAGTACTGGGGCGGAAGCGACCACGCCACGGCGTGGACGGGCGGGGCCGTGAGCCGCTACACCGCGACCGGCACCCAGGTGACCGCCGGTGCCGTGGCCACGGCCGACCTCGCGCTGACCAAGGGCGTCACCGTTCAGGGCAATCTGCACACGGGCGGCCACACGCCCGACTGGGCGCGGATCACGCTGGCCAACACGGTCACCCGTGACGACGTCGGCAGCGTCGACTTCGTGGGCAACTCCTACGAAATGCACGTGCTGCCGGGCCAGGAAGTCCGGTTCGCCTACAACCTCGATATCGACGGTGTGAGTTACCGATCCGACAAGGCGCCGCTGCCCCCGGCCGCACCGGGTGGGCCGACGCGCTACGCGGTCACCGTGCCCGACGGCGGGCTGACCATCGACCTCACTATCGCCATCCCATGAGCAGGAGCAGCATGAGACGAGTACGCGCCACGGCCGCCTTCGCGGCGGCCGTCATGGCGGGCACGATGGCCGTGTGGGCGACGCCCGCCCAGGCGGCCGGCACCGGCGTCGTCACCGGCCGGGTCACGACCAGCACCGGCGCGCCCGCCGCCGACATCTGGGTGTCCGTCATGGACTACGAGGAGTGGGGCGAGCCGGTCGGCTACACCACGACCGCCGCGGACGGCACCTACCGCATCGGCGGCCTCAACACCGACAGCTACGTGGTGTCGTTCTCC
Protein-coding regions in this window:
- a CDS encoding DNA-formamidopyrimidine glycosylase family protein, with the translated sequence MPELPEVEALAAYLRDRAVGHRVQRLEVSAISALKTYDPPPSAVAGKEITGAGRHGKFLDIAFEGDVHLIVHLSRAGWLHYRDSFPSAAPLKPGKGPIAVRVRLDDGSGFDLTEAGTQKRLAAYLVTDPALVPGVAKLGPDALTADEATFAAAVRSRRGQLKGIIKDQSVLAGIGNAYSDEILHAAKLSPFAMSDRLTDAQLATLYEMTQTVLNDAVGRSVGQKAAELKGEKRSGMKVHARTGLPCPVCGDTVREVSFADSSLQYCPTCQTGGKPLADRRLSRLVR
- a CDS encoding sugar transferase; the protein is MRHVDSFEIQVPPPPPTNGVPRSAWARARRRVSRWHRPFILILLVLDFGAVTLASYIAVTEFEKARAGFQDRPTLFALIAYVFLPCGWIFTLWANRAYDRRYLGLGTDEFKRVVRASLVVAAFVSFLAFATKTDLSRMTVGSVLLGALLLILVARYLARQALHLVRRRAGQAGHRVILIGTLPEALEVYTAVTRNPAAGLVPVGIHITDGYAAARGIETPVPVYAGRDVLGLVRELGADTIAVCGSASAEPGELRRLAWQLEGSGVDLVVAPQLTDIAGPRVHIRPIEGLPLLHVEEPTLSGPALLAKNMMDRVVAALGLIILLPVFAAVAIGIKISDKGPVFFRQPRVGHEGRTFRVWKFRTMYVDAEDRLAALVDQNESDGMLFKIRQDPRVFPFGSFLRASSIDELPQLINVLWGEMSLVGPRPLPADDGDFLGDVRRRLLVRPGITGLWQVSGRSDLSWDEAVRLDLYYVDNWSLAYDLSILWRTIGVVLARKGAY
- a CDS encoding histidine kinase: MSADLSTALAVLALVSALAAAVYAVIRLRARRGIATATQRATYEVLHTAGLAAEPLRSGLTTASAAKAAKHLRALVGAPGLALADDNTLLALDGRGGHHSHQLQAAAKKALAAGRSTVLRQAELPCDRVDCEIRGAVVAPIRGSTPVALVAVADDQPAPGLVQATLETARWAATQLALAELDSNRERLARAEVKALRAQISPHFIYNALTAIASFVRTDPERARELILEFAEFTRYSFRAHGEFTTLAEELRSIDRYLTIERARFGERLQVRLQIAPEVLPVSLPFLCLQPLVENAVRHGLSRKPGLGMVSIEARDAGAECHITVEDDGVGMDPAALVAGVAEAGVAGVDDAGAHVGLSNVDDRLRSVFGDQFGLVVETGIGAGTRVSMRVPKFHPGVHAAGGAA
- a CDS encoding LytTR family DNA-binding domain-containing protein, with translation MTDRAFLRVLAVDDEPPALDELAYLLRADPRVARLHTAADATEALRVLRDADVDVVFLDIRMPGLDGMELARVLRRFARPPAIVFVTAYDDGAVDAFDLGVTDYVRKPVQAERLAESIRRVVSGRVVPTHPAALARAEEDPTIPVELAGTTRMLPRSAVRWVEAQGDYARLHTADGSHLVRVPLATLADRWADAGFVRIHRSYLVQLRLIAELRLANSGYVVIVDGAELPVSRRHTRELKDKLVRAAKQDWNR
- a CDS encoding carboxypeptidase regulatory-like domain-containing protein, translated to MTKQPKRRLTAAALAAALLATSVAGWATPAQAAATGAISGHVTTAAGAPAEDVWVQALDAETYEGMGFTTTAADGSYRIDALADGQYIVSFNGPELAEQYFDGKTRINEADPVTVTGGRTTTVDEDLIAAGYLTGHISDPNGEGLDNSLVRIYRAEDEAYVQAVGTSYGDFRVPVPPGTYVLSFEPVKDLDQEQYVPGKLTAAAAQRFVVTAGEDTTVIDTALRTGTLSGRVTRADGTPARDVRLDVSPFMGNGGGEYATTDSNGEFSAPPMLAGDYMVEFSVGERTEYFDRAARYEDADPVTITGGNDSRITPTLLPTGSVRVRALDAVTGSVVRDFCANSECSDGSGEVLLTDLAEGSQDLWISAPEANYVDRNSTVTVRVGQTIDVTVRLVPGAKITTTVVDKATGKPLQDVCLIAYKPGQFFIPDGMGGNECSDAAGKATVDKLATGDYRLFAWPRNRSYGRQWVTANGGSGDERQAVTIKATMGKTSAGPQVRVDRGGSIRGRVTDATTGAPISWTQVGIASGRTGGDTSTDEDGRFQIDGLGPYRWPLQYWGGSDHATAWTGGAVSRYTATGTQVTAGAVATADLALTKGVTVQGNLHTGGHTPDWARITLANTVTRDDVGSVDFVGNSYEMHVLPGQEVRFAYNLDIDGVSYRSDKAPLPPAAPGGPTRYAVTVPDGGLTIDLTIAIP